A single Drechmeria coniospora strain ARSEF 6962 chromosome 03, whole genome shotgun sequence DNA region contains:
- a CDS encoding La domain family, protein MAAPSTFSYAQAAKGQGAIPSSTTSSATPADAQGSQPTSSVAKTSISSGIPAEPASDPARFAEPRALALEKQEIDSSIGSESDLRSDATTEKQSDSKRDDDAGRLDRPWRRADKGTRSSSTTTRSVDEHETRKTRKSKKSKPSEKQTAEQTSAAGKDEEPVPEPPKVELSEAPIPSVNIWQQRKEAQQAKTKPSANAAEDVANGEPAHVEDVKTAAKAAGPAAPLAREAAAPNGVKPPRKTADVVRTERNGSRGSRLPDRDAKDAKSEVPPPVGDASSWPTPETAIKEEKKKPVTSPVERQEKEPKEAQDDSQKPRQKEKWVTYDYVPSVNFETQLPQMRNSKPRGGARGTNSNRAAAGTNAGDKVASNTPAAKPSESRDRPREAGAPANRATSLPPSAKRASMDGSSAKDQKKSPGHAAGDKTKDSAAPHQAEQAHGSRERPEGRGERGRAGFRGRGGHHSISTHSQHQHNGSVFPSGSVPSRPQGPYSPPPRQGAHGQMFMPPPQRGGRGRSGANFHRMSLPGGTSRLPPVQTQFGPYDYSMAPLSAVPFQPQPYWDNVVMSLLKNQIEYYFSIENLCKDMYLRQRMDSQGFVKLHFVAAFKRIRELTLDMGMIRAVCETSTELDFVVGEDDVERLRRRSAWQSFVMPMSERDDSARNDGPSHVTFKNRPFNYSPQFNGMAPPPHVASPPLGYNPQGEAQFPQFHDRPAVNGLVNGGGSSHGGATQLSAEVPDFSPSATAALGEPLGAGSAAGDKLAVDVEKDVKTKVTNGHVNEPAIALANGFHADEASG, encoded by the exons ATGGCGGCACCTTCGACGTTTTCCTACGCGCAAGCCGCCAAAGGACAAGGCGCCATCCCTTCAAGCACAACCTCTTCCGCCACGCCCGCTGATGCCCAGGGCTCCCAGCCCACCTCTTCCGTCGCCAAGACGTCCATCTCTTCAGGAATCCCAGCAGAGCCTGCGTCGGATCCCGCTCGTTTCGCTGAGCCCCGTGCTCTGGCTCTCGAGAAGCAGGAGATCGATTCAAGCATTGGCTCGGAGAGCGACTTGCGTTCCGATGCCACCACCGAGAAGCAGTCCGATTCAAAGcgagacgatgacgccggccgGTTAGatcggccgtggcggcgggcCGACAAGGGGACGAGATCCTCCAGCACCACGACCCGGTcggtcgacgagcacgagacgCGGAAGACGCGGAAGAGCAAGAAGTCCAAGCCGTCGGAGAAGCAAACCGCCGAGcagacgtcggcggcgggcaaggacgaggagccCGTGCCGGAGCCTCCAAAGGTCGAGCTGTCCGAGGCCCCCATCCCGTCCGTCAACATTTGGCAGCAGCGAAAGGAGGCACAACAGGCGAAGACGAAGCCCAGCGCgaacgccgccgaggacgtcgccaacggcgagccggcccacgtcgaggacgtgAAGACGGCTGCCAAGGCCGCCGGTCCGGCGGCACCGCTCGCCCGAGAGGCGGCCGCGCCGAACGGCGTGAAGCCGCCTCGGAAGACGGCCGATGTCGTTCGCACCGAGCGAAACGGCAGCCGGGGCTCAAGATTGCCGGACAGGGATGCCAAGGACGCCAAGTCGGAGGTGCCCCCTCCCGTGGGCGATGCCTCCtcgtggccgacgccggaaaccgccatcaaggaggagaagaagaagccggtGACGAGCCCGGTGGAGCGCCAGGAAAAGGAGCCCAAGGAGGCCCAGGATGACTCCCAGAAGCCGCGTCAGAAGGAGAAGTGGGTGACGTACGACTACGTCCCGTCGGTGAACTTTGAGACCCAGCTGCCTCAGATGCGCAACTCGAAGCCTCGCGGTGGTGCGCGAGGAACGAACTCGAATCGTGCTGCGGCCGGCACCAACGCCGGAGACAAGGTCGCCTCCAACACACCCGCAGCCAAGCCCAGCGAGTCGAGGGATCGACCTCGCGAGGCTGGCGCCCCCGCCAACAGAGCCACCTCcctgccgccctcggcgaagCGTGCGTCCATGGATGGCTCCAGCGCCAAGGACCAGAAGAAGTCTCCCGGCCATGCTGCGGGTGACAAGACCAAGGACTCGGCCGCCCCTCATCAAGCC GAACAGGCCCACGGCTCTCGAGAGCGCCCGGAAGGTCGCGGCGAGAGGGGACGAGCAGGAttccgcggccgcggcggccacCACTCCATCAGCACCCATTCGCAGCATCAGCATAACGGCTCCGTCTTCCCGTCCGGATCGGTACCGTCACGGCCCCAAGGCCCCTACAGCCCTCCGCCCAGGCAAGGCGCTCATGGCCAGATGTTCATGCCCCCCCCGCAGAGGGGCGGACGCGGCCGTAGCGGTGCCAACTTCCACCGCATGTCGTTGCCGGGCGGGACGTCTCGGCTGCCTCCGGTGCAGACCCAGTTTGGCCCCTACGACTACTCGATGGCTCCGCTCTCCGCCGTGCCGTTCCAGCCCCAGCCGTACTGGGACAATGTCGTCATGTCGTTGCTCAAGAATCAGATCGAGTACTACTTCTCCATCGAGAACTTGTGCAAGGACATGTACCTCCGGCAGCGAATGGACTCTCAGGGCTTTGTGAAGCTGCACTTTGTCGCGGCGTTTAAGCGCATAAGGGAGCTTACGCTGGACATGGGCATGATTCGAGCCGTGTGCGAAACGTCGACGGAGCTCgacttcgtcgtcggcgaggacgacgtggAGCGACTCCGCAGGAGGTCGGCGTGGCAGAGCTTCGTGATGCCCATGTCGGAGCGAGACGACTCGGCGCGCAACGACGGCCCGTCGCACGTCACGTTCAAGAACCGCCCGTTCAACTATTCCCCCCAGTTCAACGgcatggcgccgccgccgcacgtTGCCTCCCCGCCGTTGGGCTACAACCCGCAGGGCGAAGCCCAGTTCCCGCAGTTCCACGATCGACCTGCCGTGAATGGCCTGGTGAACGGCGGCGGGTCGAGCCACGGCGGTGCCACGCAGCTCTCGGCAGAAGTCCCGGACttttcgccctcggccaccgCTGCTCTTGGGGAGCCCCTGGGCGCGGGAAGCGCTGCGGGCGACAAGTTGGCGGTGGACGTTGAAAAGGATGTCAAGACCAAGGTCACCAACGGTCACGTGAATGAGCCGGCCATTGCCCTAGCCAACGGTTTCCATGCGGATGAAGCCTCCGGCTAA
- a CDS encoding bHLH family transcription factor — MAQHGFNHFGSANAGNIDPNDLAMAGGYSASFSTTNNFNTGSGNAPNGFSSGSAVFGDDELLDGLVSASEGQSNMHGHGHGQDYGVNMAFSQGPFQSHRGGSSLHVDPSHINGYSHTPDGDPIQSPYATGFGGQFRQMQNHSLATSLHSPLSYSGSPLAGNEMNADGGDPAYLNAKARARMSAQQMQRKASNTRTPMTPKTNGIHGLPIVSQDSPGFGAQPVRGSASHEKSPSGQWMNTPTGSIPASYNSGFSSPMQQGMVPINEVILKGGTSMPAKLGVAPNAVSTQEMKRKRRRESHNLVERRRRDNINERIQDLSKLVPTHRLEDDKVRKLIQNGTPLSPTLTGISSPSQATSGLAGPGARRAASVNTGNITTGLPIEDKDKGPNKGDILNGAVSWTRDLMWMLHLKLQQQEELMNIIAELGGHFPFELTEDEKRMQTELMDAISKNDTGTFSYSRAAGSGLRVPNHTDYRGDPVGSLAANLSATGITPEDSGNVVISGDLGDSARYWNDMDDDGSGHAAIHFKEEDEYDMDLTH, encoded by the coding sequence ATGGCCCAGCACGGGTTCAACCATTTCGGCTccgccaacgccggcaaCATCGACCCAAACGAtctggccatggccggcggctACTCAGCGTCCTTCTCGACCACGAACAACTTCAACACCGGCTCCGGGAACGCACCCAACGGTTTCTCCAGCGGCTCTGCCGtcttcggcgacgacgaattgctcgacggcctcgtcagCGCCTCCGAGGGCCAATCGAACAtgcacggccacggccacggccaggACTACGGCGTGAACATGGCCTTCTCCCAAGGTCCTTTCCAGTCTCACCGAGGAGGCTCCAGCTTGCACGTGGATCCCTCGCACATCAACGGATACTCCCACACTCCGGATGGCGATCCGATTCAAAGCCCCTACGCTACGGGCTTCGGCGGCCAGTTCCGACAGATGCAGAACCACTCGCTCGCCACTTCACTGCATTCCCCCCTGTCGTACTCGGGATCTCCGCTGGCGGGGAACGAGATGAACGCGGACGGTGGCGACCCAGCCTACCTCAACGCCAAGGCGAGGGCCCGCATGTCCGCCCAGCAGATGCAACGCAAGGCCTCCAACACGCGGACCCCGATGACTCCCAAGACGAACGGCATACACGGCCTGCCGATCGTCTCGCAGGACTCGCCGGGCTTCGGAGCGCAGCCTGTGCGCGGCTCCGCCAGCCACGAGAAGTCCCCGTCTGGCCAGTGGATGAACACGCCGACGGGAAGCATCCCGGCCTCCTACAACTCGGGtttctcgtcgccgatgcagCAGGGAATGGTTCCCATAAACGAGGTCATACTGAAAGGCGGCACATCCATGCCGGCAaagctcggcgtcgccccGAACGCCGTTTCCACGCAGGAGATGAAGCGAAAGCGACGTCGCGAGTCTCACaacctcgtcgagcgtcgccgccgcgacaaCATCAACGAGAGGATCCAGGATTTGAGCAAGCTCGTCCCCACGCACCGGTTGGAAGACGACAAAGTCCGCAAGCTCATCCAGAACGGAACGCCGCTGTCGCCGACGCTCACGGGCATTTCGAGTCCATCGCAAGCCACCTCCGGCCTTGCCGGTCCCGGCGCTCGTCGCGCGGCGAGCGTCAACACCGGAAACATCACCACCGGTCTGCCCATCGAGGACAAGGATAAGGGTCCCAACAAGGGCGACATCCTCAACGGTGCTGTCAGCTGGACCCGCGATCTGATGTGGATGCTGCACCTGAAGCttcagcagcaggaggagctCATGAACATCATTGCCGAGCTCGGTGGCCACTTTCCATTCGAGCTCACCGAGGATGAGAAGCGCATGCAGACCGAGCTGATGGACGCCATATCCAAGAACGATACCGGCACCTTCTCCTACTCCCGGGCCGCCGGCTCCGGCCTTCGGGTCCCCAATCACACCGACTATCGCGGAGACCCCGTCGGCAGCTTGGCCGCCAACCTGAGCGCCACGGGCATCACGCCTGAAGACAGCGGCAACGTGGTCATCAGCGGAGACCTCGGAGACTCGGCACGATACTGGAATGATATGGATGACGATGGGAGCGGCCACGCGGCCATTCATTTCAAGGAAGAAGACGAATACGACATGGACCTCACTCACTAG
- a CDS encoding putative crooked neck protein CGI-201, with amino-acid sequence MESARGPPRVKNKAAAPVQISAEQLLREAVDRQEVSLKAPTQRFSDLEELHEYQGRKRKGFEDYVRRNRLSLHNWTQYAQWELEQKEFARARSVFERALDAHPHSIQLWIRYIESEMKSRNINHARNLLDRAVSVLPRIDKLWYKYVYMEEMLGNIPGTRQVFDRWMQWQPDEAAWSAYIKMEKRYGELDRARDIFHAFTAVHPEPRNWIKWSKFEEEHGTSDLVRDVFGGAIESLGDEFVDERLFIAYAKFEAKLKEYERARAIYKYALDRLPRSRSMLLHKAYTTFEKQFGDKDGVEDVVLSKRRRHYEEQVREKPKNYDAWFDYAGLEESSGDADRVREVYERAVAQVPPSQEKRHWRRYIYLWVFYAVWEELEGKDAERTRQIYATCLGLIPHKKFSFAKIWLLAAQFELRQGDVAAARKLLGRALGMCPKDKIFDGYVDIERRLFEFVRCRTLYEKHIEYNPANCQTWIRFAELERGLDDLDRTRAIFELAVSQPQLDMPELLWKAYIDFEEEEGEYERTRALYERLLDKTDHVKVWISFAHFEINIPDDEGEGQDAEEEDKEEEEQPVSDEAKARARGIFQRALKSMRDKDLKEERVSLLNAWLSFERTHGTGEEVARVQEQMPRRTKRRRKLDDDTFEEYVDYIFPADDQQAKSLSGVLALAQKWKQTGGDLSGA; translated from the coding sequence ATGGAGTCGGCGAGGGGCCCCCCGCGTGTGAAGAACAAGGCCGCAGCGCCCGTTCAGATCAGCGCCGAGCAGCTGCTCCGAGAAGCCGTCGACAGACAAGAAGTCTCCCTCAAAGCGCCGACGCAGCGCTTCAGCGACCTCGAGGAATTGCACGAGTACCAGGGCAGGAAGCGCAAAGGGTTCGAGGACTACGTGCGAAGGAACCGGCTCAGCCTCCACAACTGGACGCAGTATGCGCAGTGGGAGCTCGAGCAAAAGGAGTTTGCGCGCGCCCGGTCCGTCTTCGAAcgtgccctcgacgcccaccCCCATAGCATCCAGCTATGGATCCGCTACATCGAATCCGAGATGAAGTCGCGCAACATCAACCACGCCAGGAACCTCCTCGACCGTGCCGTCTCGGTCCTGCCCCGCATCGACAAGCtatggtacaagtacgtctACATGGAGGAGATGCTGGGCAACATCCCCGGAACGAGACAGGTCTTCGACCGCTGGATGCAGTGGCAgccggacgaggccgccTGGAGTGCCTACATCAAGATGGAAAAGCGCTACGGCGAGCTGGATCGAGCGCGCGACATCTTCCACGCCTTCACCGCCGTGCACCCGGAGCCCCGGAATTGGATCAAATGGTCCAAGttcgaggaggagcacgGCACGAGCGACCTCGTGCGCGACGtcttcggcggcgccatcgagAGCCTGGGTGACGAGTTTGTCGACGAGAGACTCTTCATCGCCTACGCCAAGTTCGAGGCCAAGCTGAAAGAGTACGAGCGGGCCCGGGCCATTTACAAGTAcgccctcgaccgcctccCGCGTTCGAGGTCGATGCTGCTCCACAAGGCGTACACGACGTTTGAGAAGCAGTTTGGTgacaaggacggcgtcgaggacgtggTCCTGTCCAAGCGAAGACGGCACTACGAGGAACAGGTGCGCGAAAAGCCCAAAAACTACGATGCCTGGTTCGACTACGCCGGACTGGAAGAGTCCTcgggcgacgccgaccgcGTCCGGGAAGTCTACGAGAGGGCCGTTGCTCAGGTGCCGCCCTCGCAGGAGAAGCGACACTGGCGAAGGTACATCTACCTCTGGGTCTTCTACGCCGTCTgggaggagctcgaggggAAGGATGCGGAACGGACGCGGCAGATCTACGCCACCTGCCTCGGCCTGATACCCCACAAGAAGTTTTCCTTTGCCAAGATCTGGCTGCTGGCGGCCCAGTTCGAGCTTCGCCaaggcgacgtcgccgccgctcggaAGCTTTTGGGTCGGGCCCTCGGCATGTGCCCCAAGGACAAGATCTTCGACGGCTACGTCGACATCGAGCGGCGGCTGTTCGAGTTTGTGAGGTGCCGGACTTTGTACGAGAAGCACATCGAGTACAACCCGGCCAACTGCCAGACCTGGATCAGGTTCGCCGAGCTCGaacgcggcctcgacgacctcgaccgcACGCGGGCCATCTTTGAGCTCGCCGTGAGCCAGCCGCAGCTGGACATGCCCGAGTTGCTGTGGAAGGCGTACATCGACtttgaggaggaggagggcgagtACGAGCGCACGCGCGCCCTGTACGAGCGCCTGCTCGACAAGACGGACCACGTCAAGGTTTGGATCTCATTTGCGCACTTCGAGATCAACattcccgacgacgagggcgaaggtcaggacgccgaggaggaggacaaggaagaggaggagcagcctgtcagcgacgaggccaaggcgcgCGCCCGCGGCATCTTCCAACGCGCGCTCAAGTCGATGCGCGACAAGGACCTCAAGGAGGAGCGCGTGTCGCTGCTCAACGCGTGGCTGTCCTTTGAGCGCACCCACGGCAccggcgaggaggtggcCCGGGTGCAGGAGCAGATGCCCCGGCGGACGAAACGGCGCAGaaagctcgacgacgacaccttCGAGGAGTACGTCGACTATATTTTCCCTGCCGACGATCAGCAGGCCAAGAGTCTATCGGGCGTCCTGGCACTGGCTCAGAAGTGGAAGCAGACCGGCGGCGACCTATCCGGCGCCTGA